The following DNA comes from Deinococcus sp. YIM 134068.
AAGAGGATGCTCGGTGGCCTGAGCAGCAAGCGGCACTCCAACACCTTCGGAGGCAACGCGCTGGCGATGGCCGTCGGGCTGAAGTCGCTGGAATACCTGATCGAGCAGGACCTCCCCGCCCGAAGCGCCCGCCTCGGCGCGGTGGGGCTGGAGCGGCTCAGGGGCATTCAACGGCAACACCCCCGCCTCTTCGAGGACGTGCGCGGCCAGGGGATGCTCCTCGCCATGCAGTTCAAACCGATGGTGGGCGTGCCCCTTCCCGGCGTGCTGAAGGAACTCGTGTTCGAGGCGACCGCCATCCTCGCCCTGCGCGAGCTGCACGGGGCGGGCGTGATGGCGAATCTCAGCCTCTCCTCCAAGCGCACCGTTCGCCTGACCCCCGCCCTCGACATTCCCGAGGACGTGTTCGGCACCATCTTCGACCGGGTGGAAGCGTTCGCGGGGCGCAACCCCGCCGCCCGTTCCCTCCTCACGAACACGCCCCCCGCCGTCACCGCGCGGCTGGCAAAGTTCGCGGCGAGCAAGCCGAAGAAGCGGACGACGAGCGACGGGTAGGAGGCGTGTGGCGTGTGGATGCTTGATCCACACGCGACGAGCCACACGCCACAAGCTCTAAGCCAGCCCACACCCCCGCTGCACGAGCAGATGCACCTCGTCCCGCCCCAGCCTTCGCGTCCCCAGGGGCAGATCGGCGGGCAGGGTGCTCAGGCCGGGCACGAGGGGGGCGTACTTGAACTCGGGTTTGGCGATCAGGTCGCGCCCGGCGGTGAAGGCGAGGACGAAGTTCACGCGCAGGTCAAAGTGGGCGTTCAGCTCGGCGCGCAGGGGGGCGGGGTCGCCGCTCAGCAGCGCGAGGAGGGCCGGGTGGGTCTCGAAGCCGTCCTCCAGATGCTCGGTCACGCGGGCGGTGTCGAGGAAGAGGGCCGCGCCGGGCAGGACGTAGCCCGTCACTCGGCGGCGGCACAGCTCGGGCGGGTCGCCGCGTGGGGGCGTCACCTCGCGTCCGGCACGCTGCGCCCCGCCCAGGTACGACCAGAAGCGGCCCAGGGAGCTGTAGCGCGCGAGTTCCACGTACCCGGCGGGCCGCGCGGGCAGGGGGCGGGTGGGCCGGGAGGTCACAGCGGCTCCGGGGAGGGTCGCCGGTCGTCAGGAGCCAGTCGCCAGGGAGAGACGTGGGCGCTCGCCGTCTTTCCTATGAATGTTCTGGTCCGACCTGCTCCCAGGCCAAGCAAGAAAAGACAGGTTCTCCACCGTGAAGAACCCTGCGGCATTCCTTCCGCAAGCAGGGCTGGACGCGGACACCCGATCACCCGGCCATGCTATCCCCCCACCCCCGCCAACGCTCAATGTCCGGTGAACGACCACCCGTGCCCGCCCTCGCAGTCGCCCCCCTTTAGACCGGGTACAACGGGGCATGACCACGCAACCCAGGAACCCGGCGGACCTGCTCGCCCAGCTCGACCCTGACGCCCTGCGGAGATTGAGCGCGCGGGTGGACCTGCCCTCCCTTATCGGCGCGGCCTCGCGCATGAGCGACGCGCAGCTCTCGCACCTGGCGAAGACGCTCGCGGGTGGGGACCGCAAGACGCCCGTGTTGCCGGAGCCGAACGGCGACTTCTTCGGGCAACTGGCCGAGCTGACGGAGGGGCAGCGCGAGGTCGCGGCGGGCGTGCGCGACTTCATGCATCAGCACGTCGCGCCCATCATGAACGAGTACTGGAACCGCGACGAGTTCCCGCGCCAGATCATCCCGGAGATGCGGAAGCTCGACCTGCTGCGCCGCGTCTGGAACGAGGACGGCACCCGGAAGCCGGACGCGACCGTGATGGAGGGCCTGATCACCCTGGAGGCGTGCAAGGTGGACGTGTCCACCGCCGTCTTCTTCGGCGTCCACGCGGGCCTCGCCTTCGCCTCCATCGCGCTGGGCGGCTCGGCGGCGCAGAAGGCGGAGTGGTTGCCGAAGATGCTCGACCTGGAGGCCATCGGTGCCTTCGGGCTGACGGAACCGGAGGGTGGCTCGCAGGTCAGCCAGGGGATGCGGACGACCTGCCGCCGCGACGGGGACGGCTGGGTGCTCAGCGGCGAGAAGAAGTGGATCGGCAACTCGACCTTCAGCGACTTCACGGTGATCTGGGCGCGCGACGTGGACAGCGGGGAGGTGCGCGGCTTCATCGTGCGCGCCGGAACGCCGGGCTACGAGGTGCGGAAGATCGAGGGCAAGATCGCCCTGCGGATCGTGGAGAACGGGCAGGTCACGCTGACGGAGTGCCGGGTGCCGGAGGGCGACCGCCTTCAGGAGGTGCGCGGCTGGCGCACGACCGCCGAGGTGCTGCGGCTCACCCGCGCGGGCGTGGCGTGGCAGGGGGTGGGCTGTGCAATGGGGGCCTACGAACTCGCGCTGAGGTATGCCCAGACCCGCGAGCAGTTCGGCCAGCCCATCGGGAACTTTCAGCTCATCCAGAATCACCTCGTCCACATGCTCGGCAACGTGACGGGGATGCTCTCCATGTGCCTGCGCCTCTCGCAGATGGCCGACACGGGCCAGATGCGCGACGAACACGCGGCGCTGGCGAAGGTGGTCACGGCGGCCCGCTGCCGCGAGACGGTGGCGCTCGCCCGCGAGACCTTCGGCGGCAACGGCATCCTGCTCGAAAACGGCGTCGCCAAGCACTTCGCCGACACCGAGGCGATCTACTCCTACGAGGGCACGAACGAGATCAACACCCTCGTGGTGGGGCGGGCCATCACGGGCTTCAGCGCGTTCGTATGAGCTGACGCGCATGGATGGGGCCGGGGGGCGGCGGGGTACACTCCCCCCATGCCCCCCCGGCCCGAGGTCGCGCTCGCCCTGCTGCGGGTCGTGGTCGGCGGGGTGTTCGCGGCGCACGGGGCGGACAAGATTTTCGGGACGGGCCTGGAGGCGGTCACGGCCAATTTTAGGACGTGGGAAGTGCCCCTCCCC
Coding sequences within:
- a CDS encoding acyl-CoA dehydrogenase family protein, which produces MTTQPRNPADLLAQLDPDALRRLSARVDLPSLIGAASRMSDAQLSHLAKTLAGGDRKTPVLPEPNGDFFGQLAELTEGQREVAAGVRDFMHQHVAPIMNEYWNRDEFPRQIIPEMRKLDLLRRVWNEDGTRKPDATVMEGLITLEACKVDVSTAVFFGVHAGLAFASIALGGSAAQKAEWLPKMLDLEAIGAFGLTEPEGGSQVSQGMRTTCRRDGDGWVLSGEKKWIGNSTFSDFTVIWARDVDSGEVRGFIVRAGTPGYEVRKIEGKIALRIVENGQVTLTECRVPEGDRLQEVRGWRTTAEVLRLTRAGVAWQGVGCAMGAYELALRYAQTREQFGQPIGNFQLIQNHLVHMLGNVTGMLSMCLRLSQMADTGQMRDEHAALAKVVTAARCRETVALARETFGGNGILLENGVAKHFADTEAIYSYEGTNEINTLVVGRAITGFSAFV